The genomic stretch TGCTCGCCCTGCCCGGGGTCACCGGCCAGGCTGCTCGCCCTGCCCGGGGTCACCGGCCAGGCTGCCCGCCCGCCGCGGCCACCGCGATCCGCACCACCGACCCGGTTTCCAGCGCCGCCCACATCGCGCCGTCGGGGCCGAGCGCGATGCCGTGCGGCTCGGACGCGGGGTCCGGCAGGTCGTAGCCTTCGACGCGCCCGCTGGTGGTGATGCGGCCGATGCGGCCCGCGCCCCACTCGGTGAACCACAGGGCGCCGTCCGGTCCCGCGGCGATCGCGTGCGGGCGGGACGCCGGGTCCGGCAGCGGGAACTCCTCGACCGAGCCGTCCGTGGTGATGCGGCCGACCCGGCCCGCCGCGATCTCCACGAACCACAGGGCGCCGTCCGGACCGGGCGCGAGCCCGACCGGACCCGCGCCCGGCGTCGGCAGGTCGTGGAGCACGGTGTCGCCGTCCGGGTCGATACGGCCGATCGCGTTGGCCTGGTTGGCGGTGAACCACAGGGCGCCGTCCGGGCCCGTCGTGATCACCGAGGCGAAGGCGCCGCGTACCGGCAGCGGGTATTCGGTGACCGTGCCGTCCGGCGTGATGCGGCCGATGCGGTCGGCGGCGGATTCGGTGAACCAGACCGCGCCGTCCGGGCCCGCGGCGATGCCGAGGGGCCCGGCGTCCGCGGTCGGCAGGGTGAAGGACACCACCTCCGCACCGCCCCCGGCGGCGTCGCCGGGCATCAGACGGGTGACACGGTGCTCCTTGAACTCGGTGCACCACAGCGCGCCGTCCGTCCCCGTGGCGATCATCGTGGGTCCGCCGGTGGGGGTCTGCAAGGGGTAGGTGGTCACGTCTCCCGCCGTGGTCACCCGCGCGACGCACCCCTGGTGCACGAGCGTGCACCACAGCGCGCCGTCCGGCCCGGCGGTCAGCGCGTACGGGCCCGCCTCCGGACCGGCCACGACGTACTCCTGCAAGGTCACCTCTGGGCGGGACGACATGCGCTGGATCCTTTCGGCACGGTTCGGCATGGTGCGGTGCGGGGTGGTGCGGTGCGGGATGGTTCGATACAGGCGGTTCAGTGTGGTTCGGTGTGGCTCGTGCGGTCCGATACCGTTCGGTACGGCGAGGCCGGACGGTCCCCGTACGGTACCCAGGCCCCGCGGGCGACGCTCCGCCGCACCTCCGGCGGAGGACCGCACCGTCCCGCAACCATCCCGCAACCGACGCCCCGTCACCTCCGCCGTGTCAGCCGACGTTCACCTCATACGCGGACGTATCCAGCTGCGCCTTGCCCGTGAAGGCTTCCGTACCGGCTTCCACCCCGCTGAGATAGTCGGCCGGAGCCACCAGATCCCGCCGGGCGAGTGCCTGGAGGAAGTCGTTCAGGTCGAAGTCCGAGGCCGTGGTGTTGCCGACGCGGACGAAGGAGTACACGTTCCAGTCGGTCCGGCCGGCATACAGGTCCCAGGTGGCACCGGCGATCTTCACCCGCTGCTGCCGGGTGCCCAGGGGCGCGGCGCCGCCGCCCTTGGCGAGCCACACCATGACCTCGTGCTTGGGCCGGCTCCGCCAGTCCGTGTCCGGCCGGTCGTGCAGCCACAGGTCGTACGCGACGTTGTACGCGCCCGGCCTGCTCTCCTTCACCTTGTACGACCACTTCGCGCGGACCGGGGTCTTCGCGGACACCCGCACGGGCAGCCCGGTGGCGTTGGACTTCCAGCCCCAGTGCCAGCCCAGCACGCTGCTCGCGTACGACTTCACCGATTCCGGGGCGCCGGTCCAGTCGTGGTTGGTTCCCCAGCCGATGGTGTTCCCTGACTGGTACGTGGCCCAGGTGCAGGTCCAGCCGGAGCCGCTGCCCGCTCCCCAGGTGTTGTTGTTGAGCCAGTACTTGCCCATCGGCGTGGACTCGTTCGGCGCACAGCCGTCCGCCGCCCGTGCGGGCTGGGCGGCGGTGTCGAGCGCGAAGAGGGTTCCGCCGCCGAGCGTGGCGGCGGCGAGCAGCGCGACGAGGAAGCGCTTGCGGGACGAGCGGTGACGGCCAGGTGCTGCCATGGGACGGCCTCCCTTTCGGTCCGGGTTGGTGCTCCCTGGTTGCCGCCGCTCGGAAAAGGGTTGCCCGTACGGCGGCCGCGCCGCGCCGCGAGCCGTCCGCCATCCGTCGCCTTCCACCTTCCGCCCGCCGTCCGTCTACCGTCCGCCGTCCGCCGTCCGCCGTCCGCCACCAACCGACAGCCGACAGCCGACAGCCGCCGACGGGCCCCGGCAACCGCTCCGCCCACAGAAAAATCCGCGCGCCCCGGCAACCTTCTCCGGACCGGCGGCAACTGAGGGGCTGACAGAGTGTCCCCGATCAAGGAAGCCCGCCCCGTGCCCACCCTTCTCCCCCGCCCCGGTCACCGGCCCTCACCGCCGCACGCGGAAGGGCCGGCATGAGCCCGTCCACTCTCCCGATGAGCATGAACACCCCACGCAGCGCCGCCACCACCGGCCCGGTCCCCGCCACCGGTGACGCGTCGGCCGAGTTCCACGCCTTCTTCGAACGCCACCACGCGGAACTGGCCCGCCTGGCCCACCTGCTCACCGGCGAGGCGGACGCCGCCGACGACCTCGCGGCGGACGCGCTGCTCGCCCTGTGGCACCGCTGGGACCGGGTGCGCGGCGCGGACCACCCGGTGGCGTACGCCCGGGGCGTGGTCGCCAACATGGCCCGCGGCCGGATCCGCAGCACCGTGCGCGAGCGGCGCCGGATCGCCCTGTTCTGGTCCCAGCGCTCCGAGCGCGCGGACGGCCCCGACGTGGCCGCGGTCGTGGACGTACGCCAGGCGCTGGAACGGCTGCCGTTCCGCAAGCGCGCGTGCGTCGTGCTGCGGCACGCCTTCGACCTGTCGGAACGGGACACCGCCCTGGCCCTGGGTGTCTCCGTCGGTACGGTGAAGAGCCAGACCTCCCGGGGCATGGCGGAACTACAGCGGTACCTGGGTACGGGTGCCGCGGACGACCTCTCCGGGAGGGGGAAGTGATGGCGGAAGAGAACCTGCGCGAGCGGTTGCGCGAGGCGGCGCGGGCGCACGAACCGGACCGCGCACGGATGCTGGCGCGGGTGGAGCGCGGCATGGCGGACTCCGCCGACACCGGTACGGAACGACGGCGCCGCCCGGCGCGGGCCCGCCCGTGGTCACGGACCGCCCTCGCGGCCGCCGCGGCGGTGGGGGCCCTTGTGGCCGGTGGTTACGCGGTGACGACCGCCGTACGGGGCCCGGAGCCGCCGGAGAAGGTGACCGTCCGTCCGCTGCCCCCGGCCGGACCCGGCGAACAGCAGCGCCCGGCCTCGCCCTCCGCACCGGCCGGCCCGGACGGCGGCGCGCCGCGTACCGAGGACGGCCCGCTGTGGTCGGACGGCCTCGTGGACCCGCACAGCAACGCCTACTGGGCGCAGAGCAACGTCACGGTCCAGACGAAGCGCCCGCTGACCGCGCTCACCGTGGAACTGCGGATCGCCCAGACCGGCGGCGTGCACGACACGGGGAACTGGAGCACGCTGCCCCCCGCCGACTTCACGGTGTCCGTGGGCGAGCGCGACGGCGTACTCGTCTACCGGTGGACCCTCAAAGCGGGGCGGACGGTGCCTGCCGGGCGGCATGTCTTCGCGGGCCAGTACAACCACGCGCAGGGCGGGCGCGACGCCAAGGACGACGCGTACACGGCGACGGCGGAGGGGCCGGGTGGCCCCTGGTGCGTACGAGGGGCCTTTTGACAGGCGGGGGGCTTTCCGGCGGGTAGGGGGCTTCTGATGGGCCGGAGGCCTTTTGGCAGACCGCGAGAGGCCTTTGGGCAGGCCGCCGAAGGCCTTTGGGCAGGCCAGAAGCCTTTTGGCGGGCCAGAAGTGTTGCGTCACGCAGATGGCCTTCTGGCGGACCGCCCCGGAGCCTAGCCGAAGCCGGAGCCGAGGCGGGGCCGGACCAGAGCCGAGCCGGGGCCGGAGCCGGACCGGAGCCGAGCCGCGTCACTTCTTCGCGCGGCTCGGCTGTACCCGCTTCGGTTCACCCTTCATCTTCGGGTGCTCCGGCGGGTACGGGAGGTCCTTCAGCCCGTGTTCGCGCTCGTCGCGGTCGGCGAGTTCGAGCGCGGCCTCCAGGCGGCACGGGTGGGCGTCCATACCGGCGTGCAGGTCGCCCAGCTCGGCGAAGCGGGCCGGCATGGTCGCCAGGTCGAAGTCCTCCGGTACGGCGTCGGGCAGTTCCGCCCAGCGCAGCGGCGCGGACACCGGCGCGTGCGGGAAGGGCCGTACGGAATAGGCGCTGGCGATGGTGCGGTCCCGGGCCGTCTGGTTGTAGTCCACGAAGATCCGGGCGCCGCGCTCCTCCTTCCACCAGGAGGTGGTGATCCGCTCCGGGTCGCGCCGTTCCAGCTCCCGGGCCACCGCGATGGCCGAGCGGCGGACCTGGGTGAAGGTCCACTCGGGCGCGATGGGCACGAAGACGTGCAGGCCGCGGCCGCCGGAGGTCTTGGGCCAACCGGTGAGGCCGAGGCCGTCGAGGACGTCGCGCAGGGCGAGGGCGGCCCGTACCGCGTCCGCGTAGTCCGTGCCCGGCTGTGGGTCGAGGTCGATGCGCAGCTCGTCCGGGTGCTCGGTGCGGTCCCGGCGCACCGGCCAGGGGTGGAAGGTCAGACAGCCCAGGTTGGCCGCCCACAGGACGGCGGCGGGCTCGGTGGGGCAGATCTCGTCGGCGTACCGGCCGCTGGGGAAGGCGATCCGGCCGGTGGGGATCCAGTCGGGGAGGTTCTTCGGCGCCCGCTTCTGAAAAAACGATTCGCCTTCCACTCCGTCGGGGTAGCGCTCCAAAGTGGTGGGCCGGTTCTCCAGGGCGCGCAGGATGCCGTCGCCGACACTCAGGTAGTAGCGGACGACATCGGCCTTGGTGAAGCCGCGCCGCGGGAAATAGACCTTGTCCGGGTGCGACACCCGGACCGTCCGCCCGCCCGCGCTCAGCTCCAGCGACTCTGCCATGCACCCACGCTAGGCCGTACGGGCAGGCCCCGCCCGTCGGCGGGCGCGGTGCCGCCGTCCGCTCCCACCGGTCACCGCACAATCGCCCCCATGGACCTTCCCGTGATGCCCCCGGTGGAGCCGATGCTGGCGAAGGCCGCCCCGGACATTCCGCCCGGCATACAGTACGAGGCCAAGTGGGACGGCTTCCGGGCCATCGTCTTCCGCGACGGGGACGAGGTCGAGCTGGGCAGCCGGTCGGGCAAGCCGCTCACCCGGTACTTCCCCGAGCTGGTCGAGGCCCTGCGCACGGAGATCCCGGCGCGCTGCGTGCTGGACGGGGAGATCGTCATCGCCCGGGAAGGGCGCCTGGACTTCGACGCCCTGCTGGAGCGCATCCACCCGGCCGACTCCCGGGTGCGCCACCTGGCCGAGGTGACCCCGGCCTCCTTCGTAGCGTTCGACCTGCTGGCCCTGGGCGACGCGTCGCTGATGTCCACGGCGCAGCGGGACCGCCGCGAGGCCCTGACGACGGCGCTGCGCGACGTCGCCGCCCCGGTCTTCACCGCGCCGGTCACCCACGACCTGGACGTGGCCCGCGAGTGGTTCGAGCAGTTCGAGGGCGCCGGGCTGGACGGCGTCGTGGCGAAGCCGACCGGCATGCCGTACCGGCCGGGCCGGCGGGTCATGGTCAAGACGAAGCACGAGCGGACCGCCGACTGCGTGGTGGCGGGCCTGCGCCCGCACAAGAGCGGCCCGGTCGTCGGGTCCCTGCTGCTGGGCCTGTACGACGCGAACGGCCGCCTCCAGCACGTCGGTGTCTGCTCGTCCTTCCCCATGCGCCGGCGCGAGGAGCTGATGGAGGAGCTGGCGCCGCTGCGGATGGAGTCCGTCGCGGGCCACCCGTGGGAGGAGTGGACCAGCGAGGAGGCGCAGGCGGCGGGCCGGCTGCCCGGCGGCCCCAGCAGGTGGACCGGGAAGAAGGACCTCTCCTGGATTCCCCTGCGCCCGGAGCGCGTACTGGAGGTCGCCTACGACCACATGCAGGGCGACCGCTTCCGCCACACCGCCCAGTTCCGCCGCTGGCGCCCCGACCGCGAACCGGAACAGTGCACGTACGCACAGCTGGAGGAGCCGGTGCGGTACGACTTGTCGGAGGTGCTGGGGGCCTGATCGCGGCTCACCGCTGTGCCGCCGAACGCTGTACCGCTGTACCGCCGAACGCTATGCCGCTTTGCCGCACTACGGCCGCCATCAACCAAGTCAGAACTTGGCCGTCTTCTCCGGTCAGAACACTTTCTCCTTCGCCGGTCAGGACGCGGCCGACTTCTCCAAGCTGCCCACCAGCCCGTCCGCCAGCCGCCCGTACGCCGTACGGCACCGCTCGTCCTCCTGGCCGTCGGCCACCTCCCGATTGGCCTCGGCGAGCGCGTAGGCGTGGACGTACGCGCCCGGATACGCCTCGGCATAGGCCCGCGCGTCCTCGTTCGCGTACGCCGCCGCCACCGCCCGGGAATTCGCCAGGGCGTGGGCGTCGGCGAACGACCGTGCATGGGCACCGGTGTTGAGCTCCTCGTAATACGCGGCGAACTCCTCGGCCTTTCCCTCGCTCTTCTCCCCGGCCCTCTCCTCGGCCCTCTCCTCTCCGTAATCATTGACCGCCGCATAAGCACGGGCATTGGCCGCCGCCGTGGCGAAGGCGTCGGCAAAGGCATAAGCGAGCCGGTAAACCTCCCGCAACGCCGGTTCCAGTGCCGCGGCCCACTCGCTTTCCGTGCCCGGCTCCCCCGCCAAGGCCCGCTCGTGCAAGTCGCGTACGGTTTCCAGCTCCGCGCCCGTACCGCCGCGCCGCACGCTCGCCGCCACCAGCATGGGCAGCACCGTCCGCGAGTGCCAGTCGTGCACCACGCCGAACGGAATCCGCCCTTCCAGGCGCTGGACCTCCCCGTACACCCGGCGCGCCCAGTCCGTCGCGGCCTCGACGGGCTGCCCGTCGAACAGTGCCGCGACCACCGGCATGAACCACGCCGGCGCGTTCCCCGCGCCACCGTCCGGCGCGCCGCCCCCGTCCGTCCCGGGCCCCCCGGCTTCCAACTGCGCGAGAAAACACGTAAACGCCTCGGTGGCGACCGGGGACGAGCTCATCAGCCTCTCCTCTTACGTTCGCGGGAGGGCTTTACCGTATCCCGGCGTACGGTCGGCACCCATTTCGCAGGACCGTCACAACCCCGCTACAAACACCGGCGGCCACCGGCGGACACGGTCGGCCCAATTCCCGGCCGTGCAATGCTGAGAGACGTCGGCAGTTCGTGGTACGGACGGGAGAGTACGGAAGCGTGGGGGCAGTGATACGACGGGGCCTGACCGGTGTGTGGGACCGCTTCGCGGCATCCGACCCGGGACTGCTGCGGCTGATGGCGGGACTGCGGACGGTGGCGGCCATCGCGCTCACCCTGATCGTCCTCGCCGTCCTCGGCACCGACGTCACCCACCTGGTCGCGGGCGCCATGACGGCGATGGTCGCCACCTTCGCGATCAAGGAGAAGCAGGTGCGCGGCCAGGCCGTCACCCTGGCGCTCGGCCTGCCCGTGGCGCTCGCCGCGGTCTCCCTCGGCGCGCTGCTGCACAGCCAGGTCATCGCGGGCGACGTCTTCTTCGTGGCCCTCATCTTCGGCGCCGTCTACTGCCGCCGGTTCGGCGACCGCGGCACCGCCCTGGGCCTGATCGGCTTCCAGACCTACTTCGTCTCCCTGTTCGTCGGCGTCACCGCGTCCGCCCTGCCCCTCCTGGCCCTGACCCTGGCCATCGCCTTCGCGTGCAGCGCCGTCGTCCGCTTCACCGTCGTACCGGAGACGCCCCAGCGCATCCTGCAATGGCTGCGCGGCGCCTTCCGGGCCCGGGTCGCCCAGCTGGTGGCCACCCACATCGAACTGCTCGACGCCCGCCCCGACCAGCTGGACAAGGTCCTGGACGACCTGCGGCGGCACACCGCCCGGCTGCACGAGTCGGCCCTGATGATCCAGGGCCGCCTGGAGGACGGCACCCGCGACCCGGCCACCGCCTCGCTGCTCCAGCGCCGTATCGCCGACGCCGAGATCGCCACCGAGCGACTGGGCGTCCTGCTCCTCAACGCGCGCACCGCCGAACGCGCCGACACCCTCACCCTGCACCTGCCCCAGGCGCCGCTGCCCACCGCGAAGAACGAGATGCCGGCCGAGGACGCCGCCACCGTCACCCTGCGCCGCGACCTCAACGCCCTGCACCTCCTCGTGTCCCGCGGGGCGTCCGACCACTCCGGCACGGCCGTCGCCCACGTACGCAACCGGCTGCTCGGCTACCGCGACGAGGACAATCTGCCGCGCGCCTCGATCGCCGTCCAGGACGTCTTCCGCGGCATCGGCGAGGCCGCCCGCTCCGTCCTGGGCCTGCGGCTCGCGCTCGACGGCCCCCAGGACGAGTCCGACGACACCCCCGCCACGACCCGGTCCCGCGAGGAGTTCGACGCCGAGGACGTCGCGCTGGCCGGCGCCGAGAAGCCCGAGGAGGACGACCGCACCGGCCTGCGACGACCCACCACCCGGGCCGCCTTCCAGATCGCGGTGGGCTCCACGCTCGCCATCGTCGGCGGCGAGTTCCTCTCCGCCCAGCGCTGGTACTGGGCCGTGCTGACCTGCTGGGTCGTCTTCCTCAACACCGCCTCCACCGGCGAGATCATCATCAAGGGCTACCGCCGCCTGGTCGGTACGGTCCTCGGCGTCGTCGCCGGTGTCGCGCTCGCGGGCCTGGTCGGCAACCACACCTGGACGGCGTTCGCGCTGATCCTCCTCTTCGTCTTCGCCATGTTCTTCACGGCGCCGCTCTCCTACGCCCTGATGTCCTTCTTCGTCACGGCGATGCTCGGCCTGCTCTACACCCTCCTGAACACCTACAGCCTCGACGTCCTGATCCTGCGCATCGAGGAAACCGCCCTGGGCGCCGCCTGCGGCATCATCGCCGCCGTCCTCGTCCTGCCGGTACACACCGACCGCCGCACCGACGACCTCCTCGGCACGGTCCTGACCAAACTCGACGAGGTCGTCGCCGCCTCCGTCGACCAGCTCAGCGGCGGCCCCGCCACCGACCTGCTGGGCCTCTCCCGCGACCTGGACACCGCCCTGGACGACCTCCGCGCCTCCACCCACCCCCTGACCCACCCGATCAGCCCGCTCCGCGTCCGCCGCCAGACCGTCCGCTACCTCGTCGCCCTCCTCGAAACCAGCGCCTACCACGCCCGCTCCCTCGCGGCCACCGCCGAACTCCTCCCCTACAGCAAGACCATCGCCGCCGACCCCCGCCTCCAACGCGTGGGCCGGCGCATAGCCCACAACATCGAAACCATCACGGCGCACGTACGGGGCGAGAAGACGGACGCGAAGGTGACCTCCGGCGCCACCATCATTTCCCTCCTGGAATCGGACGGCTCCGGCGCACCGCACCCGAGCACGGTCACCTATCGCGTGCTTCGGCATTTGCAGCGGCTGGACGAGGGGGTCTCGGGGTTGGCCCGGCCGTTGGGGGTGCCGGTGGAGGGGCGGTCCGAGGGAAGGCAGAAGGCCGGGCGGAAGTAGCGGCAGCCGTCGGAGTGCCGCCTGCCGCAGGCAGCGGCCACGGCCAACAAGGCGGCCTGGGGCGAGCTCGATGTCGTCTACGCCGCGTCAGCGGCCCCCGCCGCGTCCGAGAGCCGAAGCAGCCGGGCCAGTTCCTTCCGCCCGCGTCCGATCAGGTCGAGCACCATGGCCGGGTCCGAGTCGAGTGGCAGCGGGATATCGGTGAGGACATCCGTCAGGGTGTACCGGCCGTGCAGCCACTGCTGCAACGCGCGCCAGTCGGTGCCCCGGTCGAGGGGCAGGTCATCCGACCATGGCGAGGCCTCGTACCGGGTGCCGTCGGTGCCGTTCGCGTGGAGCAGCCCGGAGCGGCGCACCAGGCACGGGAAGCAAACGCCGCAGTTCGCGAGGGGTGGGCCGCCGCTGCGGCGGGCGGGCGGCCTGCCGCAGCTCAGAGTGGATTCCAGGTCGGCCGGGGCAAGGCCCGCGGCGCGGCCGGTCATGCACACCTCGCCTTTGGTCAACCGCGCCAGGGGATTGACCACCTGCACCGCGCTGTCGGCGTCGCCCACGGCGGCTGTCAGGGCGTTCAGGCGGTCCAGCGTCCACGGGTGCACGGAACGGGTGGAGCAGGCGGCCGAACGTGCGGGCGTCAAGGGTGGGTTGATGGCGAGCTGGCCGTTCTCGGGGATGTGGACGGTGTCCACTCCGTGCGCGGCCGCGGCGCGGATCGCACCCGCCGCGTAGAGCAGACCGCGGGTGCGGGAGGAGGTCTCCAGCCGCAGGCCGGAGCCGTCGCCCGTCGGAGTCTGACTCATTGGCAGCAGCATCACCGGCCGTGGCCCGTCCAGTCGCTCCACGGCCTCGTACACCCGCTGTTGGAGACGCAGCAGGCCGATCTCGCGGAACATCACGAGCAGCAGCGGACGGGGATCATCGGCGCGCGAGCGAGTGGCGGCCCAGCCGAGGGAATCCAGTCCGCCGGAGAACAGCGCGACTTCCGATGCCCGCGGGTAGCCGGGAAAGGGCATCGCTTCCTGGACCTGGTAACCGGTGAGAGGGCGGAAATCCACGTTCCAGAGGTCCCCGGTGAGGATCTGGAGCAGTGCGGTGAGGTGGGTACGGACCGTTGCGCTGTGCCACCGTTCGTGTTCCGTGACGGGCACGCCGAGGCTGATGCGGCGGGTCCAGCGGTCCCGGACGCCGGTCCTGCGGACGTACTTGTCGGCGATGAACGCGGCTCTGGCGACGCGGAACAGGTCCTCGGCCCAGTCGGGGACCGGGCCGGGCAGGCGATGCCGGCCGGTGATACGGCGTTCCTTCTCCTGGAAGGCTTCCTCGCCGATCTCCCTCCAGTGGTCACCGCGAGGCCGGTCCCCGCGGTGACCACGCCACCACAGGAAAGCGTCGTGACCGGTCATGCCGCGGCCTCCGGCTCTCCGGTGATCCCGCCGGTGATCAGGCCGAGTACCTTGCCGACCGCCTTCGGCACCAGCGACTCGGCGCCCCCGGGCAAAACGGCCGACGGTTCCCGCGCGGTGTCCGCGGCCTGCGCGAGGTCCGTCGCTCCGGCGTACTCCTCGCAGGGATTCGGCACCAGGCCTACGACGGCCTCCGCGACCCAGTCGGCGATTCTGCCTTCCGGATCGGTCGCGACAAGCACCGGCACGGCCGATGTGACGTGCTCGGCGACAACGGACCGGAGGAATTCCCCCACCATGTCGGCGAAGAACCACTGGTAGAGATCGCACAGGATGTCCCAGGCGAAGCCGCCATCCGCGACGCCCGCGTCCATGGCGTCGCCCCATTCGGGATGCGTGTCCCGGGTATCGCGGACCGCCGCGGCCACCCCTCTGCGCACCGCGGCGTCGGCGAGCGTGCCACCGTCTCCGCCCACCTCCCGTACGAGACGTGCGACGAGCGCGTCCATCGACTCCGCGCCCTCGACGGCCAGCGAGCCCAAGGCACCGGCGAGCCGTTCACCGGCCGCACGAGCCGTGTCGTACAACCCGAAGACCGATCGGTCGGCACGAAGCGTCTCGTGCAGCACACGCAAATAGTCCGCGGCGATCTCTTCCAACTGCTGGTCCGCGTTCTGCGAGTCCGCTCGCCAGCGCGCCAGCCGCCTCGCAGCGGAGCTCCACCGCTCGCCGTTCGGTCCCTTCCATCGCGTGGATGTCCCCACAGCGCCCCCTACCCGGTGGTGTCGCAATCCGGTCTTTCAGCCATGGCATCAGACCGGACGCCCCCCAGGTAGGGCGGGACTCGGCCAGGGCGGCATCCACGGCTCCGGCGGCCGAGCAGCCAGGAATGTCACCTTCTGCGACATGTGCGGCACACGCACCTGGGACTGTGCGGTATGCAGCGCCGGGTCAAGGACGTCGCGCAGGTCCCGGCGCAGGCCAACTCAGAGGACGGCGGAATCGGCCCTTGCGGGTCACCGTCCCGTCCTACCCATCAGCCGAGGAAGCTGAGGCGCACCTGCCGCTCCGGGTTGTCCCGGTTCGTATCCACGAAACACACCGACTGCCACGTCCCCAGCGCCAGCCGCCCGTCGATGACAGGAAGCGTGGCGTGGGGCGGGACGAAGGCCGGGAGGACGTGGTCGCGGCCGTGGCCGGGGCTGCCGTGTTGGTGGCGCCAGCGGTTGTCGGCGGGAAGGAGGTCGGCGAGGGCGGTGAGGAGGTCGTCGTCGCTGCCTGCGCCGGTTTCGATGATGGCGATGCCGGCGGTGGCGTGCGGGACGAAGACGTTCAGAAGGCCGTCGGCGCCGTGCGCGACGTCGCGGAGGAAGGCGGCGCAGTCGCCGGTGATGTCGGCGACCGCTTCCTGGGTGCCGGTCGTGAGGTCCAGGGTCCGGGTCTTGAATGCGTTGCTCATGAGTCCATTTTCGTACGGGTGGGGCGTGGATGCGGGCAGCCGGGTGTTCGCGGCGGGAGCAATGTCGGCGTAACAAAGGTCCAGCCAGTGAGACGATGTTTGACCGGCTTTCAGGTGCGCCGCTACGTTCGGCGACATGTCTACGTCAGCCCGGCTCACCACGCGCGGTCACATCGACCTGCTGCGGGTGGCGTCCGCCGCGTGTCGGCGCGGTTGCTGCGGCTGAGGTCATCGCGTCGCTGACGTCTGCGGGACTCGTTCAGCGGCGATATGCGCCTCTTGCATTTCTTTTCCCTCCCTTTTTTCCGTGCCGGATGTACGGCGCGTTCACGGCGCGTTTTCCTTTTCCGTCCTCCGGGTTCCTCGTGCTGCCTCGCGGCGTGCGCCGATTCCGGGACAGACGTACGGCGGAAGGGGGCGCGCATCTTCTGATCTGGAGCTTTCATGACTGTTGTGCAGGCCGCGCCTGTCCATGCGCCGCCCGACGCGCCGCCGCCGCGCACGAGGCAGCCCGACCTCGTTCCCGTCGTCCCCCTGTCGGTCCGGC from Streptomyces albofaciens JCM 4342 encodes the following:
- a CDS encoding 7-cyano-7-deazaguanine synthase: MTGHDAFLWWRGHRGDRPRGDHWREIGEEAFQEKERRITGRHRLPGPVPDWAEDLFRVARAAFIADKYVRRTGVRDRWTRRISLGVPVTEHERWHSATVRTHLTALLQILTGDLWNVDFRPLTGYQVQEAMPFPGYPRASEVALFSGGLDSLGWAATRSRADDPRPLLLVMFREIGLLRLQQRVYEAVERLDGPRPVMLLPMSQTPTGDGSGLRLETSSRTRGLLYAAGAIRAAAAHGVDTVHIPENGQLAINPPLTPARSAACSTRSVHPWTLDRLNALTAAVGDADSAVQVVNPLARLTKGEVCMTGRAAGLAPADLESTLSCGRPPARRSGGPPLANCGVCFPCLVRRSGLLHANGTDGTRYEASPWSDDLPLDRGTDWRALQQWLHGRYTLTDVLTDIPLPLDSDPAMVLDLIGRGRKELARLLRLSDAAGAADAA
- a CDS encoding secondary thiamine-phosphate synthase enzyme YjbQ, which produces MSNAFKTRTLDLTTGTQEAVADITGDCAAFLRDVAHGADGLLNVFVPHATAGIAIIETGAGSDDDLLTALADLLPADNRWRHQHGSPGHGRDHVLPAFVPPHATLPVIDGRLALGTWQSVCFVDTNRDNPERQVRLSFLG
- a CDS encoding putative leader peptide — encoded protein: MSTSARLTTRGHIDLLRVASAACRRGCCG